One segment of Megachile rotundata isolate GNS110a chromosome 4, iyMegRotu1, whole genome shotgun sequence DNA contains the following:
- the MED18 gene encoding mediator complex subunit 18 encodes MSAPISTAMDSLSAALKSNIIPNQEYLLQGSVLDSAVEVLLHRLRGLCDNVDTGPETFNDHEMCFSIRASEQPLLLRVRRALDYQDMPWQLRYIGQPELGDKSRPTIVRSSLDIATSNTVVDFLTELGCRLDFEYIARGYMFRKGRMKVTVSKIFKMGQQGKMPESMEAISQSYLVELSVLAPSGQDAIAEDMRIFAEQLKPLVQLEKIDYKRLVH; translated from the exons ATGAGTGCTCCAATAAGCACAGCAATGGACAGTTTATCAGCTGCACTTAAATCTAACATAATACCAAATCAAGAATATTTATTGCAAGGATCAGTTTTGGATAGTGCAGTAGAAGTATTGCTTCACAGGTTACGTGGTTTATGTGATAATGTTGATACTGGACCAGAAACATTTAATGATCATGAAATGTGTTTCAGTATTAG AGCATCAGAACAACCATTACTTTTACGTGTAAGGAGAGCTTTGGATTATCAAGATATGCCCTGGCAATTACGATATATTGGTCAGCCAGAATTGGGTGATAAATCACGTCCAACAATTGTTAGAAGCAGTTTAGATATTGCAACTAGTAACACAGTTGTTGACTTTCTAACAGAACTTGGATGTAGATTAGATTTTGAATACATTGCTCGTGGTTATATGTTTCGTAAAGGGAGAATGAAAGTCACAGTTTCTAAGATATTTAAAATGGGTCAGCAGGGAAAAATGCCTGAAAGTATGGAAGCCATATCTCAAAGCTATTTAGTGGAATTGAGCGTTTTAGCACCAAGTGGTCAAGATGCAATAGCAGAAGATATGAGAATTTTTGCCGAACAATTGAAACCTTTGGTTCAGCTGGAAAAAATTGACTACAAAAGACTTGTTCATTAA
- the Trp1 gene encoding translocation protein 1 isoform X2 — MCCVFCRCNLYEITEVSNVDNEVVQEKPSKGEYAVAKWIRNNVPSKKTKFDRNHNVEYFTGSRAVDALLENSPWSKTRFETREQVTEFLDLMLRHKFFHRARKVVISEEELCKIRGIKKKPKDPKKDKKSTEKDKEESKDATGGKDSDDKTEEKKKKPKVRLEMHMEQYFVDCNDAYVWIYEPIPIYYWFFGTLVVLGAIGVCLFPLWPLTIRHGVYYLSLAAAGFLVFILTLGIIRLIVFCLLWVPTLGRCHLWLLPNLTADVGFFASFWPLYQYEYYGSTENNKKANKKKRKKEKDSDTEDASSTHLEEKSSTKELSTDHIQIEEITVSEDKKLPSSELVEGEEGSEGSESEKSNTGRDFVML; from the exons ATGTGCTGTGTTTTTTGTAGATGCAATCTTTATGAAATCACA GAAGTATCAAATGTAGATAATGAAGTTGTTCAAGAAAAACCATCTAAAGGAGAATATGCAGTAGCTAAATGGATTCGTAACAATGTACCATCAAAAAAGACAAAGTTTGACAGAAATCACAATGTTGAATACTTCACTGGTTCACGTGCAGTGGATGCTCTACTGGAAAACTCACCATGGAGTAAAACCAGATTTGAGACACGTGAACAAGTTACAGAATTTCTTGACTTGATGTTACGACATAAATTCTTTCATAGAGCTAGAAAGGTAGTAATATCTGAGGAAGAGTTATGTAAAATACGTGGAATAAAGAAAAAACCTAAGGATCCCAAGAAAGACAAGAAATCTACTGAGAAAGATAAAGAAGAATCTAAAGATGCAACAGGTGGAAAAGATAGCGACGATAAAACtgaggagaaaaagaaaaaaccaAAA gtaCGTCTAGAAATGCACATGGAACAATATTTTGTCGATTGCAATGATGCTTATGTTTGGATATATGAACCAATTCCTATATACTACTGGTTTTTTGGAACATTGGTAGTCTTAGGAGCAATTGGTGTATGTCTCTTCCCATTATGGCCCTTAACAATCCGTCATGGTGTATACTACTTAAGTCTTGCGGCAGCAGGATTCCTCGTATTCATTTTGACATTAGGAATTATTAGATTGatcgtcttctgtcttttatgGGTTCCAACACTTGGAAGATGTCACCTCTGGCTCTTGCCAAATTTAACAGCTGATGTTGGATTTTTCGCTTCGTTTTGGCCACTTTATCAA tacGAATATTATGGTTCTACTGAGAACAATAAAAAAGCTaacaagaaaaagagaaagaaagaaaaagattcTGATACAGAAGATGCATCATCAACACATTT AGAAGAGAAATCTAGTACAAAAGAATTATCTACAGATCATAttcaaattgaagaaattaCAGTTAGTGAAGACAAAAAGCTTCCTTCATCTGAATTGGTAGAAGGTGAAGAGGGTAGCGAAGGTTCGGAAAGCGAAAAGTCTAATACAGGTCGGGATTTTGTGATGCTTTAG
- the Trp1 gene encoding translocation protein 1 isoform X1, with product MAERRKTRKRKDVSIAYGCIYRNIIQLYICVIVFSWCSEEVSNVDNEVVQEKPSKGEYAVAKWIRNNVPSKKTKFDRNHNVEYFTGSRAVDALLENSPWSKTRFETREQVTEFLDLMLRHKFFHRARKVVISEEELCKIRGIKKKPKDPKKDKKSTEKDKEESKDATGGKDSDDKTEEKKKKPKVRLEMHMEQYFVDCNDAYVWIYEPIPIYYWFFGTLVVLGAIGVCLFPLWPLTIRHGVYYLSLAAAGFLVFILTLGIIRLIVFCLLWVPTLGRCHLWLLPNLTADVGFFASFWPLYQYEYYGSTENNKKANKKKRKKEKDSDTEDASSTHLEEKSSTKELSTDHIQIEEITVSEDKKLPSSELVEGEEGSEGSESEKSNTGRDFVML from the exons ATGGCGGAACGTAGGAAAACCAGGAAGCGTAAAGATGTAAGCATCGCATATGGCTGCATTTATCGCAATATAATTCAACTATAtatatgtgttattgtgtttagTTGGTGCTCtgaa GAAGTATCAAATGTAGATAATGAAGTTGTTCAAGAAAAACCATCTAAAGGAGAATATGCAGTAGCTAAATGGATTCGTAACAATGTACCATCAAAAAAGACAAAGTTTGACAGAAATCACAATGTTGAATACTTCACTGGTTCACGTGCAGTGGATGCTCTACTGGAAAACTCACCATGGAGTAAAACCAGATTTGAGACACGTGAACAAGTTACAGAATTTCTTGACTTGATGTTACGACATAAATTCTTTCATAGAGCTAGAAAGGTAGTAATATCTGAGGAAGAGTTATGTAAAATACGTGGAATAAAGAAAAAACCTAAGGATCCCAAGAAAGACAAGAAATCTACTGAGAAAGATAAAGAAGAATCTAAAGATGCAACAGGTGGAAAAGATAGCGACGATAAAACtgaggagaaaaagaaaaaaccaAAA gtaCGTCTAGAAATGCACATGGAACAATATTTTGTCGATTGCAATGATGCTTATGTTTGGATATATGAACCAATTCCTATATACTACTGGTTTTTTGGAACATTGGTAGTCTTAGGAGCAATTGGTGTATGTCTCTTCCCATTATGGCCCTTAACAATCCGTCATGGTGTATACTACTTAAGTCTTGCGGCAGCAGGATTCCTCGTATTCATTTTGACATTAGGAATTATTAGATTGatcgtcttctgtcttttatgGGTTCCAACACTTGGAAGATGTCACCTCTGGCTCTTGCCAAATTTAACAGCTGATGTTGGATTTTTCGCTTCGTTTTGGCCACTTTATCAA tacGAATATTATGGTTCTACTGAGAACAATAAAAAAGCTaacaagaaaaagagaaagaaagaaaaagattcTGATACAGAAGATGCATCATCAACACATTT AGAAGAGAAATCTAGTACAAAAGAATTATCTACAGATCATAttcaaattgaagaaattaCAGTTAGTGAAGACAAAAAGCTTCCTTCATCTGAATTGGTAGAAGGTGAAGAGGGTAGCGAAGGTTCGGAAAGCGAAAAGTCTAATACAGGTCGGGATTTTGTGATGCTTTAG
- the Trp1 gene encoding translocation protein 1 isoform X3 — protein MAERRKTRKRKDEVSNVDNEVVQEKPSKGEYAVAKWIRNNVPSKKTKFDRNHNVEYFTGSRAVDALLENSPWSKTRFETREQVTEFLDLMLRHKFFHRARKVVISEEELCKIRGIKKKPKDPKKDKKSTEKDKEESKDATGGKDSDDKTEEKKKKPKVRLEMHMEQYFVDCNDAYVWIYEPIPIYYWFFGTLVVLGAIGVCLFPLWPLTIRHGVYYLSLAAAGFLVFILTLGIIRLIVFCLLWVPTLGRCHLWLLPNLTADVGFFASFWPLYQYEYYGSTENNKKANKKKRKKEKDSDTEDASSTHLEEKSSTKELSTDHIQIEEITVSEDKKLPSSELVEGEEGSEGSESEKSNTGRDFVML, from the exons ATGGCGGAACGTAGGAAAACCAGGAAGCGTAAAGAT GAAGTATCAAATGTAGATAATGAAGTTGTTCAAGAAAAACCATCTAAAGGAGAATATGCAGTAGCTAAATGGATTCGTAACAATGTACCATCAAAAAAGACAAAGTTTGACAGAAATCACAATGTTGAATACTTCACTGGTTCACGTGCAGTGGATGCTCTACTGGAAAACTCACCATGGAGTAAAACCAGATTTGAGACACGTGAACAAGTTACAGAATTTCTTGACTTGATGTTACGACATAAATTCTTTCATAGAGCTAGAAAGGTAGTAATATCTGAGGAAGAGTTATGTAAAATACGTGGAATAAAGAAAAAACCTAAGGATCCCAAGAAAGACAAGAAATCTACTGAGAAAGATAAAGAAGAATCTAAAGATGCAACAGGTGGAAAAGATAGCGACGATAAAACtgaggagaaaaagaaaaaaccaAAA gtaCGTCTAGAAATGCACATGGAACAATATTTTGTCGATTGCAATGATGCTTATGTTTGGATATATGAACCAATTCCTATATACTACTGGTTTTTTGGAACATTGGTAGTCTTAGGAGCAATTGGTGTATGTCTCTTCCCATTATGGCCCTTAACAATCCGTCATGGTGTATACTACTTAAGTCTTGCGGCAGCAGGATTCCTCGTATTCATTTTGACATTAGGAATTATTAGATTGatcgtcttctgtcttttatgGGTTCCAACACTTGGAAGATGTCACCTCTGGCTCTTGCCAAATTTAACAGCTGATGTTGGATTTTTCGCTTCGTTTTGGCCACTTTATCAA tacGAATATTATGGTTCTACTGAGAACAATAAAAAAGCTaacaagaaaaagagaaagaaagaaaaagattcTGATACAGAAGATGCATCATCAACACATTT AGAAGAGAAATCTAGTACAAAAGAATTATCTACAGATCATAttcaaattgaagaaattaCAGTTAGTGAAGACAAAAAGCTTCCTTCATCTGAATTGGTAGAAGGTGAAGAGGGTAGCGAAGGTTCGGAAAGCGAAAAGTCTAATACAGGTCGGGATTTTGTGATGCTTTAG
- the LOC100883055 gene encoding uncharacterized protein LOC100883055 — protein MRLSPIILSWATASWLGPGTTAIRGQASKDYELSTEFFLVPGDVAMDKNGLASVASVISVPAPNRTVSVFKMAGKKSQEIEADTRLYSRSLLRQRPWALPLAALSAATMLLMAGFEVFVLLKARVTAPNRRHLFLGQALLLGLFLLAGLSAAASLSQNPLSCAAFRLVGLPAALVFAALLVKCVFLLSLNSGVYLPAPYQALVLGFAVLVQVAIIGQWFYGEPPAVVQLQNPGTISTAGCKTPLGQIVASLGYPGALLVAVACLAVRARGVRDNNREAAFIGLAVGLSLPIWISSAIGSVAASSESDREAWLAYGLLTTSLLVFLTMFLPKGRQLAALGREAPATVIRDRDDALSSLPGSGYSPSFFHFKPVEASLKRKMHYHSGDRVALVSSAIPGCTACRHGGSPIYSDDVHGPMETFVLPPGMYLRPEDAGNLYTTLSANPNVFFQRAAHPGMMY, from the exons ATGAGACTGAGCCCGATTATCCTGTCGTGGGCCACAGCTAGCTGGCTGGGTCCGGGGACCACGGCGATACGTGGCCAGGCATCGAAGGATTACGAGCTGTCGACGGAATTCTTCCTGGTACCCGGCGACGTGGCGATGGACAAGAACGGTTTGGCCAGCGTGGCCAGTGTCATCAGTGTACCTGCACCGAACAGGACAGTTTCGGTGTTCAAAATGGCTGGAAAGAAGAGCCAGGAGATCGAGGCCGATACTCGACTGTACTCGAGGTCCTTGCTCAGACAACGACCCTGGGCTCTTCCTCTGGCGGCCCTCAGCGCAGCCACGATGCTCCTCATGGCTGGTTTCGAGGTTTTCGTACTGCTCAAG GCAAGGGTAACTGCGCCAAACAGACGACACTTATTTCTGGGACAAGCTCTACTTCTAGGACTATTCCTTTTGGCAGGACTCTCAGCAGCAGCATCCCTTAGTCAGAATCCTTTGTCCTGCGCCGCGTTTCGATTAGTCGGTTTGCCAGCTGCCCTCGTGTTTGCCGCTCTGTTGGTCAAATGTGTGTTTCTACTTTCTTTGAACAGCGGCGTTTATCTGCCAGCACCTTATCAA GCATTGGTATTAGGATTCGCCGTGCTGGTACAAGTAGCTATTATTGGGCAATGGTTCTACGGTGAACCACCCGCGGTGGTCCAGCTACAAAATCCAGGAACAATCTCGACAGCAGGTTGCAAAACACCTCTTGGACAGATAGTGGCTTCCCTCGG ATATCCTGGTGCACTGCTGGTAGCAGTAGCTTGTTTAGCAGTGCGAGCCCGCGGCGTACGAGACAACAACCGGGAAGCTGCATTTATCGGCTTGGCTGTTGGTTTATCGCTTCCGATTTGGATATCAAGCGCGATCGGCTCGGTGGCAGCTTCCTCGGAGAGCGACAGAGAGGCTTGGCTTGCTTATGGTTTATTAACTACTTCCCTTCTCGTGTTCCTGACAATGTTTCTGCCGAAGGGCCGCCAGTTAGCTGCCCTCGGACGAGAAGCTCCTGCCACGGTGATCCGTGATCGAGACGATGCCCTCAGCTCGCTTCCTGGCAGCGGTTACTCGCCTTCCTTTTTCCACTTCAAACCAGTCGAGGCTTCTTTGAAGAGAAAAATGCATTATCACAGCGGTG ATCGTGTCGCATTAGTTTCATCCGCCATACCTGGATGCACAGCCTGCAGGCATGGTGGAAGTCCCATATACTCTGACG ATGTTCACGGCCCAATGGAAACGTTCGTGTTGCCACCAGGGATGTATCTAAGGCCAGAAGATGCTGGAAACTTGTACACAACGTTATCAGCGAATCCGAACGTATTTTTTCAACGGGCAGCTCATCCTGGGATGATGTACTGA